From Tachypleus tridentatus isolate NWPU-2018 chromosome 8, ASM421037v1, whole genome shotgun sequence, a single genomic window includes:
- the LOC143223785 gene encoding uncharacterized protein LOC143223785: MKFAIPRIWHELTDHSSNFYFCMMDPFKRRVGKNVSAIIYPDLPSSITPVPHCPELPVPTRLERKQASSEESSKSVDEVDVEDPYYNFIPDGLQGGFIKFPYYRCFWDSRDITAHYSRKHWAQWTEFFVGKHNAKCEPLVDLEKVLFPPLHIKLGLMKQFVTALDKESAAFKYFRDFFPKMSEAKVKAGV; encoded by the coding sequence atgaagtttgctattccaagaatttggcatgaactcACTGACCATTCAAGCAATTTCTACTTCTGCATGATGGACCCTTTCAAACGTCGGGTTGGCAAGAATGTATCTGCTATCAtatatccggaccttccatcatccatcaccccagtgccacactgtcctgagctccctgtacccactcggctagagagaaagcaggcatcctcagaagagagcagcaaatccgTAGatgaggtagacgttgaagatccataTTACAATTTCATTCCTGatggtctccaaggaggctttatcaAGTTTCCCTATTATCGTTGtttttgggacagcagggacattACAGCACACTACAGTAGGAAGCACTGGGCACAATGGACCGAGTTTTTTGTGGGGAAGCACAATgccaagtgtgagccactagtggacctcgaGAAGGTGTTATTCCCACCATTGcatataaaattgggtcttatgaaacaatttgtcacagctcttgataaggagtctgcagccttcaagtactttcgagacttcttccctaagatgtctgaggcaaaagtcaaagctggtgtctga
- the LOC143223784 gene encoding dual oxidase maturation factor 1-like isoform X7 produces MAMFIFLVFLTLVLFLDSSYWLVSRSMIKSQYGARSGSLVSGEITVTIGLYHVTVSLKGNVSGNGTEVVNILHTFNWEDDDMKKQLKVALQHGLSYPVLTVLEYFVEENGWTPRFCLAGRIAVTLLWISLFFCAMSLLLWSFDKVEDSRIGGALCISGILMVGSALAYNSITSKKPLIMYFAEGVLFFSYAWSFFAAGFVGSLTSVFGIVTLATSSEIYKLIYHQKSPIKIVKKYTERLSVPSHHSLQSVT; encoded by the exons ttttgtttttggaCAGTTCGTACTGGCTAGTATCTCGCTCAATGATTAAAAGTCAGTATGGCGCTCGGTCAGGTTCTTTGGTGTCTGGAGAGATAACAGTAACCATAGGACTTTATCACGTCACTGTCAGCTTGAAAG GTAACGTTTCCGGTAACGGAACGGAAGTAGTCAACATTCTCCACACATTCAATTGGGAAGATG ATGACATGAAGAAACAGCTAAAGGTGGCGCTACAGCATGGACTTTCTTACCCTGTGTTGACAGTACTGGAGTATTTCGTGGAAGAGAATGGATGGACTCCCAGGTTCTGTTTAGCTGGAAGAATAGCTGTCACCTTGTTATG gatcAGCCTATTTTTTTGTGCTATGTCATTGTTACTATGGTCGTTTGACAAAGTAGAAGATTCACGAATAGGCGGGGCATTGTGTATTTCTGGAATATTGATGGTTGGATCTGCATTAGCATATAATAGTATAACTTCTAAGAAGCCCTTGATAATGTACTTTGCTGAAGGTGTTTTATTCTTTTCGTATGCCTGGTCTTTCTTTGCAGCAGGTTTTGTTG GTTCTCTGACTTCTGTATTTGGTATTGTTACCCTGGCAACTTCGAGTGAGATTTACAAGCTCATTTATCACCAAAAATCTccaataaaaattgtaaaaaaatatactgaACGTTTATCAGTACCATCACACCATTCATTACAGTCTGTTACGTGA